GGAAACGTGGTCATATAAGAGCGGCGTAAAATTAGACTTAAGGTACCTTTTCATAATGATGCTCGATCAGGGCAtcgatcatgtaatttttccctAGGAGCGGAaacgtgaaaaatgaaaacttttatGTGAATTCGACAATTCTATTCGTCGAATTCAAATGAAACTTTCACTGGATCGAGTGAGGATTTGTCTAATAGACCCGAactgagagagaaagaaggttTGTTCGCGTCACATGTTCATAGACGTATAATAAATAGACTGCGCGTTTGACTGAAAAGTTGTCTTCACTTTAAAAAGAGGCAACATGTTTTGAACAGtagctctctctttctctctttttttctctctctatcaATCAATATCTACCAATCAACGAAGATTTCTTTCCCTCCCTCCTACTTCTTGGACAAAGATGAGATACTGTATTCAACATCAGCTGTCTCTTTCTAAAGTGaggacatttttttaataaggcAGAGGCAGGGAATGCGCAGTCTATTATTATACGTTTAGGCACATGCCCCAACATGCTCTTATTCACTCCAATACGCTTcaatctatagtatacgtaacgGTACGACGTAGCCAATCAGATCCGTTATCTGCTTTATATTCAGCTTCTCTTGTATACTATTGTGAGTCTCATCTAGATATTTTTGTTGGTTTAAGATCTAGCCGCGCTGAACTGAACGCATCGCCATTGCGCGCCATTTTGCTATTCGGGTGTTCGTAGTTTGTGTGTGATCGTGTGGAAGCTAGTTTCCAAACTAATAGCAGATATCTTGGTGATTGCTGATATACATTTCGCTCGTTGCGGAATAAATTCGAGTTCAAAGACAGAcataaaggtattttttttttgttatgatAAATCGAGCATATACTTGACATCACAAGCCGGAATGTTATCGCGTCCCATCGTGGTGAGCATTTTTCCATTGAGTTTGCAGGAAATGTtttgtcgattttttattttattactaaacgTGCGGCgattatgatatataataataattgtttgaaCACATATCGCAGAATGTGATTTTCCCTGCCAATTAAACATTAATGCGTGAACGCCGTGATTTATTAGATGAGTACTCTTGTGATCAGAAACAGTCAcaccattttcttttttaaccttatttcgttttttttgtttctctgccagttattctgaaaatttaactaaaagGGTCGAAAATGCGGGCATAAAATTTCTCATCAGCAGTATTTTGTCCATCTTTTGttcttttctataattatcaGACATATTGTTTATAACGTAAGAACATTGGTTCCAAGATGTCGACAAAACATGATGCGTTACGTTCATGTTTCGGAAACTCGATCGCGGCGAAAGCATCTGTCGTATgtctgatttattttttaatcggtTTTATCATTCTGTTGTACTagttgaaacaaaaatagaatactatattttatatttctatttacagATTTTATTGAGAACAAAGTTTTATTAGAATCATGTCGAGCGGTAGTGCAGATCATGACGACGAAGGATACGTTGTTAAAATGCGTGGCTTACCCTGGTCCACTACCGTGGACGAGATTATGAAGTTCTTTGGTGATTGTTCAATATCTAATGGCAAAAATGGTGTTCACATGACTATGTCCCGGGAAGGACGTCCCAGTGGCGAAGCTTATGTGGAAATGGATACACCAGAGGATATTGAGAAGGCTTGCAAAAGAGACAGAGATCACATGGGTCATCGTTATATTGAaggttattgttattaatattaattttactttaattttttaaatacaaccataatttttttatatatgatttatttatattttttttagactaaattttacattttttatttataaagaaaatagaaaaacgggttcaaaaatattaacaagttaataaatataacctgcagaaaaataatacaattttttattctatttctttttatctgatccatttttgttttatttttaactttattataattatccgTTATTATCGCTGTTTCAGTTTTTAAAGCAAAACGCGGAGAGATGGAATGGGTTGTGAAGAGGAGCGGTCTTAATTTGGAAAATGCGATGGACGACGGTTGCGTGAGATTACGCGGTCTGCCATTTGGCTGCTCAAAAGAGGAAATTGCACAATTCTTTTCAggtatttattatacaatgaTCAGGGCTTCCCAATGTCAATGCTTATTAATTGATACCGAATATCattgagattttatttaatcctcGAGACAGACACCTTGTtcatctttttcaaatatgtagctttctttttctcgtactccccttttaaaataaaaataaatagacaCAAAATTTGACGATTATTTTGAGAACACAGTGACGAAATACTTTAGATGATTTTGTGCAAAGTTATTATCTGACATTAACGCGTTCTCAAGTTATTATCTGACATTAACGCGTTCTCACAAAACAATGCTCtgaaataatgttacatctaTTCTAAAATGGTCTACTAAAAGTTGAACAATTGACTAAAATCATCCAGAGCGACGTCTTTGTGTTCCAGCATCGATGGTTAGCCTCAGTTAAGATTTAAGATCTCGCAAAGAATTGAGTCGTGCGAGCATGTGCATCatggattattattttatgatttactAAACAGAATGAAAGTATTTTTGTTGCGCGACTTTGGTGATTAAGCTTAATTCTTAACTTTGGTTTCGGCCGCGGTAATTTACCATTCTGTCTATACAAGAAGAAGTATGAAAAGAGTAAAATGCGTGCGTTTACGCGCGATTCTAAAGTTAACAATCTTGATTCTTTTGTAAGGGTTTTAATAAACTTGATCATAACTTCTTTCTTCTAATGGGTGTCTAAGCTACAATGTCGATGTTTGATTATGTGTGGGTCAGGGTTGGAGATATTGCCGAACGGGATATCGCTACCGACAGACTACACGGGCCGCAGTACTGGGGAGGCTTACGTTCAATTTGTTAACAAAGATGTTGCGGAGCGCGCTCTGCAGAAACACAAGGAAAAGATAGGACACAGGTGGGGCTCTAAGATAGCGTGGGACTCACGCTATAGCTGGGTTTTGggtatataattatgatttatccatatcatttatattaatgatcGTAGTACATGTAGGTATATACATTTCGTTTAGTAAATAGTGGGAACGAATTTTTTCATATGGATGCAGCttctttatattcaattttttaactgaaaaaaaaaagaaacaaaaatagaagaaatatattcatgctgttattaaagtatttaacATTTGTATTCGCACATTTTGAGAGTTTGATGACAAACtgctttgaataaattttgctgTATAGAAAGATGAGAGATTCATGGAAGTTTTcaagttaatatatttattatctggAATATATTTACTCGAATGAATTCTCTCAGAGTAagatatttgaagaatttttttttcttatacaaCACATAAAGAAACTGCCTCTTTCAAAACACAATTACAAGCAGATAGTCGTACGTAAGCGAAAGTACTGTGGACCCAACTTATATCCGTGGGTGGGTGCTGGGGGGCGGGAAGTAGCCCCTTACCATCAACACCAAATCCCATGGGAGGTGGGTAGGGCAAGCCAAAGCTCGGTGGGTGCTACAGGGAGATAGTAACCAGCGATTCAATAAGGCACATCTATGCGACGCGAGTAATTGCACTTTTTCCACGGATAAACATTGGATTTGGAACATGAAACTTATCCCACAAATTTATCGggaatgttttattatagcGTGAGAAAACTTCGATATATCTCGACGCATCTGCGTTTTCTGTGTTTGTATATAAACAATTGTAGATTACGAACttgtacgtttttttttttctacgtcgatagaattatttatctgGAAAAGGTGCAATTGTGAGCGCGCGACTTGCCTGAAGATCGTCGGCGTCGCATGGGCTCGTGGGGTACGTGTGACGTAGATACGTCGGGATTTCATCGTGGGagggtctctctctctcccctcctctctttctctctctctctttctcttcacAGGTTTAATAAAGAATGCGGAGGTTTAGTATGCAACACAGTTGTTCTGTCACACGGTAAACTCAACTTCAATGCTAAAGTACCATTTTTCACGACTTTCCggttttttctattcttttttctgtAAACATTAAGACAATTAATCTCACCACTGCTGTGCAGGAATGGCTCCTTTCTCCACTCTTTGTTTCTAGATACTGTGTATcactgttttattttgtttcttgttTCTCACCATTTGTGATCTCTCAAATTTAAGTACTTGTTAAATcttgtcaaatttttaatttggtgGCAGTGTATGgtgagaataataataataataataataaataataataaataataaataataatgaggaTGACGATATTATTTATCTGCTGTTGCGTTACTCTGCACATCTCTAACGTGTGCCGTCTTCAATCATTAACAGATATATCGAGATCTTCCGAAGCAGCTTGTCTGAGGTACGCGCCAGCATTGGGCCTAAAATGCGCGGCGGTCCCATGGGCGGCTTTAATCAGAGACCCGCGCCGTACACTCGTGGCGATCGCTTTGGCGGGATGAATCGCTTCAGCAACAATGGCAGAGGATCGAGAAACAGAGGTGATTCCTTTCGTCATGTATCGAAGTTTGGAGACTATCTTGCAAGAGCAAACcgtaataaagaattattatacaattcaCGTTCTAATTTGTTacgtatgtatttatttatatatctaattgtcTGAAATACACCGTAGACCTTACAATCTACTTTAGACTTCACTGTAGAATTTCGATCCATTTCAGACTTCGACAACGGCCCGTGGGGAAGTGGAAATAATTATGGATCTCGTGGCGGCAATATGGGAATGCGCGGTGGCATGGACATGAAAGGTGGCAATTACAGAGGGAACAATGACTCCTGGGGCGGTAATTCCGGCGTTCACAGTATCCATATGCGAGGATTGCCGTTCAAGGCAACGGAACAAGACATAGCTGatgtaatttcaataattaataataaattacacttgaagaattaatattaGGAGAAAAAGGCGAAAAGAGCCGTTGCTAGTTGTtcgtgcaatatattatattataaaattacagagACAGATGTTTCTGCCTATGTTAGGTCTTTCATCAGTGtcgttacaaataaaaatcataataaacgGCTTCACAAGTGTCGAAGCGccatacaaataaataagacGATATACGCAAGATGTTCTTGatgacaaataatttcaacgaaAACTTTTCTATATAGCAAGATTGTTAATTGGCATTGTTTTTAAACCGAAACAGAACTGGAAGAGTTTGGAGACCAAAATTATTAGACAAAATGCCTTCATAATGCATGGAGAGTTTCTTAAAAATCGTAGGATCCATGATTAAAACTGAAGAAAGCCACTGACACTGATGAAAGCCTAAcataggcagaaacgtttgtctttgttattttataatctaataCAGACATGTCCAACGCCTGGGGAGTAACGCTAGGACGCTAGAGTAACGCCTTCCCTTTCTCCGACGTCGCGCGAGACATCATATCCCTCTCAGCGCTCCCCACACTAGTCACGACATACGCTCCGACTACCGTGCAAAGAAATAGTTATGTTTATAAACAGATCATCCAGTTTAATACAAAGGTAAGAACAGTTTCTGGTTACTCTATACTCCTTCACTGTTCGATCAGGTTTTTCACTTGTTAGTGAGGTGCAAGGGAGGAACACGAGACTTCGATAGTAGGGATTGGCGGCTATTTTCCCCGCACTGCACCTCGCGCTGACAGTCGAGCGGCGAGCATCTGGAGAGGGGGAAATTCTCGCTCTCCACTTTGGCTCCGGAACCGGCGTTTGGACATGTTTGGACATGTTTAATCTAATATATTGCACAAACAACTAGCAACGGCTCTTTTcgcctttttcttttaatattaattgttaatttaatggagccttagtattattattaatatttgttaatacttgaagagatttttttgcaatatttaactttgaatattgttttatagtTCTTT
This window of the Linepithema humile isolate Giens D197 chromosome 1, Lhum_UNIL_v1.0, whole genome shotgun sequence genome carries:
- the glo gene encoding heterogeneous nuclear ribonucleoprotein F isoform X1; amino-acid sequence: MSSGSADHDDEGYVVKMRGLPWSTTVDEIMKFFGDCSISNGKNGVHMTMSREGRPSGEAYVEMDTPEDIEKACKRDRDHMGHRYIEVFKAKRGEMEWVVKRSGLNLENAMDDGCVRLRGLPFGCSKEEIAQFFSGLEILPNGISLPTDYTGRSTGEAYVQFVNKDVAERALQKHKEKIGHRYIEIFRSSLSEVRASIGPKMRGGPMGGFNQRPAPYTRGDRFGGMNRFSNNGRGSRNRGDSFRHVSKFGDYLARANRNKELLYNSRSNLLHFDNGPWGSGNNYGSRGGNMGMRGGMDMKGGNYRGNNDSWGGNSGVHSIHMRGLPFKATEQDIADFFRPIEPVNVRIILENGGRPSGEADVEFATHEEAVKAMCKDKSHMSHRYIELFLNSTGGSSNMSLSGIGNFCGGLGNNFRPGYSPNNRGFNSQLGGNNYNSF
- the glo gene encoding heterogeneous nuclear ribonucleoprotein H2 isoform X2; its protein translation is MSSGSADHDDEGYVVKMRGLPWSTTVDEIMKFFGDCSISNGKNGVHMTMSREGRPSGEAYVEMDTPEDIEKACKRDRDHMGHRYIEVFKAKRGEMEWVVKRSGLNLENAMDDGCVRLRGLPFGCSKEEIAQFFSGLEILPNGISLPTDYTGRSTGEAYVQFVNKDVAERALQKHKEKIGHRYIEIFRSSLSEVRASIGPKMRGGPMGGFNQRPAPYTRGDRFGGMNRFSNNGRGSRNRDFDNGPWGSGNNYGSRGGNMGMRGGMDMKGGNYRGNNDSWGGNSGVHSIHMRGLPFKATEQDIADFFRPIEPVNVRIILENGGRPSGEADVEFATHEEAVKAMCKDKSHMSHRYIELFLNSTGGSSNMSLSGIGNFCGGLGNNFRPGYSPNNRGFNSQLGGNNYNSF